One Massilia sp. 9096 genomic window carries:
- the lpxD gene encoding UDP-3-O-(3-hydroxymyristoyl)glucosamine N-acyltransferase, whose translation MGLRLASLIERFGGRLHGTADLEVTAIAPLDRAGPADISFLANAKLRARAGCSGAAALILAPGDDAAVAANYRGARIVTANPHAYFARVAQLLVPARADAPPPGVHVCAVVHETARIDPTARIGPLVTVEAGAVVKARAVIDAGCFIGREAVIGEETHLFANVSFHARCIIGKRGTIHSGAVIGGDGFGFAVEDGVYVKIPQIGRVVIGDDVDIGCNTTVDRGALDDTVIEDGVKLDNQIQIGHNTRIGAHTAMAGCVGVAGSARIGRHCTFGGAAMVNGHIEIADHVDITAGTLVANSISEPGRYTGFYPITPNADWERNAALLRKLPALRERIRMLERQLKALGAEAGASLGRHPGSGRSSSAGPPSTEP comes from the coding sequence ATGGGACTCCGACTGGCTAGCTTGATAGAACGTTTCGGTGGCCGACTGCACGGCACGGCCGACCTGGAAGTCACCGCCATCGCACCGCTCGACCGGGCCGGCCCGGCCGACATCAGCTTTCTCGCCAACGCAAAACTGCGCGCCCGGGCTGGGTGCAGCGGGGCGGCGGCGCTGATCCTCGCGCCGGGCGATGATGCCGCCGTGGCCGCGAACTACCGCGGCGCGCGCATCGTCACGGCCAATCCTCACGCCTATTTCGCGCGTGTTGCGCAGTTGCTGGTGCCCGCCAGGGCCGATGCGCCGCCGCCCGGCGTCCACGTCTGCGCCGTCGTGCACGAGACCGCCCGCATCGACCCCACCGCGCGCATCGGCCCGCTGGTGACGGTCGAAGCCGGCGCGGTCGTCAAAGCCCGGGCGGTCATCGACGCCGGCTGCTTCATCGGTCGCGAAGCCGTGATCGGCGAGGAGACGCACCTGTTCGCCAACGTCAGCTTCCACGCCCGCTGCATCATCGGCAAGCGCGGCACGATCCACTCGGGCGCGGTGATCGGCGGCGACGGCTTCGGCTTCGCTGTCGAGGATGGCGTCTACGTCAAGATCCCGCAGATCGGGCGGGTGGTGATCGGCGACGACGTCGACATCGGCTGCAACACCACGGTCGACCGCGGCGCGCTGGACGACACCGTCATCGAAGATGGCGTCAAGCTCGACAACCAGATCCAGATCGGCCACAACACCCGCATCGGCGCCCACACGGCAATGGCCGGCTGCGTCGGCGTGGCCGGCAGCGCGCGCATCGGCCGCCACTGCACCTTCGGCGGCGCGGCCATGGTCAACGGCCATATCGAGATCGCCGACCACGTCGACATTACTGCCGGCACGCTGGTGGCGAATTCGATCAGCGAGCCGGGCCGCTACACCGGCTTTTATCCGATCACGCCGAACGCCGACTGGGAACGCAACGCGGCGCTGCTGCGTAAGCTGCCGGCGCTGCGCGAGCGCATCCGTATGTTGGAAAGGCAGCTGAAGGCGTTGGGCGCCGAGGCGGGGGCGAGCCTCGGCCGGCACCCGGGCAGCGGGCGCAGCAGCAGTGCCGGACCTCCGTCAACCGAGCCCTGA
- a CDS encoding peptidylprolyl isomerase translates to MIVKPARLLFAMIAMVALPSFAQNVATVNGKPIPASKVDQVVKQVVAQGKATDSPQLRDAIKKDLISREVLIQQADKEGVGARPDVKNAIDNARQSIIINAMLADYVKKHPVTDAEIQAEYDKYKSQVGDKEYHARHILVATEDEAKQIIAKLKGGAKFEDLAKQSKDPGSAANGGDLDWASPANFVPEFSQAMTSLKKGEVTQTPVKTQYGYHVIKLEDVRPAKVPALADVKQQIAESLQQRRVAAFRDDLMKKAKIQ, encoded by the coding sequence ATGATTGTGAAGCCCGCCCGCCTGTTGTTCGCCATGATCGCGATGGTAGCTCTGCCGTCGTTCGCGCAAAACGTTGCGACCGTCAATGGCAAGCCCATCCCGGCGTCCAAGGTTGACCAGGTGGTCAAGCAGGTCGTCGCGCAAGGCAAGGCCACCGACTCCCCGCAGCTGCGCGATGCGATCAAGAAGGACCTGATCAGCCGTGAAGTCCTGATCCAGCAAGCCGACAAGGAAGGCGTCGGCGCCCGTCCGGACGTCAAGAACGCCATCGACAACGCTCGCCAGAGCATCATCATCAACGCGATGCTGGCCGACTACGTCAAGAAGCACCCGGTCACCGACGCCGAGATCCAGGCCGAGTACGACAAGTACAAGTCCCAGGTCGGCGACAAGGAATACCACGCGCGCCACATCCTGGTCGCGACCGAAGACGAAGCCAAGCAGATCATCGCCAAGCTGAAAGGCGGCGCCAAGTTCGAAGACCTGGCCAAGCAGTCGAAGGACCCGGGTTCGGCAGCCAATGGCGGCGACCTGGACTGGGCAAGCCCGGCCAACTTCGTGCCTGAGTTCTCGCAAGCGATGACCTCGCTGAAAAAAGGCGAAGTCACCCAGACTCCGGTCAAGACCCAGTACGGCTACCACGTCATCAAGCTGGAAGACGTGCGTCCGGCCAAGGTCCCGGCCCTGGCCGACGTCAAGCAGCAGATCGCGGAATCGCTGCAGCAGCGCCGCGTCGCCGCCTTCCGCGACGACCTGATGAAGAAAGCCAAGATCCAATAA
- a CDS encoding ATP-binding protein: MRTAAGTTLSLRHLLILLAAIGLLPLALLGVWSIDAAGQHRLREQERGLLDLARALASAVDAELDGTVATLSGMARSPALLRGDIPAFYAIAAQQSQVHPEWLGVMLADADGKMLFRTMAPYGAPPAPIADPASLQQALALRHPVAGRIARGGGGRPAVPVRVPVTDSAGRLYVLTAVIRPTRILRVVERQRAPSGSVIGVLDGSRSMVARSIDQDGTVTRAPSASLLALMRQGGLENTGETVTMEGRRVSTAYTTLSRYGWVVAVGAAPSSAPAGLALYGSGLGATLVACVALATWLAGRIARRIDQLAQGAAALGAGAPVLPAPSGIREIDAMGQALVAAARRRDRHEQERTRLLESLEQALRSQDDALEQARRAGRAKDEFLAVLGHELRNPLSPIVTALDLMDMRDEPSARRERGIMRRQVTHLKRLVDDLLDVSRIASGKLTIEPRPLNLADTVRHAVAALNSQAVTLEAPDAAWVTGDDSRLTQVLGNLLSNAARFGSTRTRVVLEVVEGEARLAVIDNGAGIALEHLPHIFEPFFQAPQALARATGGLGLGLAIVRRIVELHGGRISASSAGPGQGSRFEVVLPLVQPAHAPAPTAAPHDTRARRILLVDDNRDAAETTASLLASLGHSVRIAHDGAAALALAGDLAPDVAILDIGLPDMDGYALAAALRARTRMGVGVDADAAAQARGLRLVALTGYGQKEDVQRARAAGFDLHLTKPASVDDLQRALASAASTEPAP; this comes from the coding sequence ATGCGCACTGCCGCCGGTACCACCCTGTCGCTGCGCCACCTGCTGATCCTGCTGGCGGCGATCGGCCTGCTGCCGCTGGCGCTGCTCGGCGTGTGGAGCATCGACGCCGCCGGCCAGCACCGGCTGCGCGAGCAGGAACGCGGTCTGCTCGACCTTGCGCGCGCGCTCGCGAGCGCGGTCGACGCCGAACTCGACGGCACTGTCGCCACCCTAAGCGGGATGGCGCGCTCCCCGGCGCTGCTGCGCGGCGACATCCCCGCCTTCTACGCGATTGCGGCCCAGCAGTCGCAGGTCCACCCGGAGTGGCTGGGCGTGATGCTGGCCGATGCCGACGGCAAGATGCTGTTTCGCACCATGGCGCCCTACGGTGCGCCGCCGGCGCCCATCGCCGATCCGGCCAGCCTGCAGCAGGCGCTGGCGCTGCGCCACCCGGTCGCGGGCCGCATCGCGCGCGGCGGCGGTGGACGGCCCGCGGTGCCGGTCCGGGTCCCGGTGACGGACAGCGCCGGCCGGCTGTACGTGTTGACGGCGGTGATCCGCCCGACCCGCATCCTGCGCGTGGTCGAACGCCAGCGCGCGCCGAGCGGCTCGGTCATCGGCGTGCTGGACGGGTCGCGCTCGATGGTGGCGCGCTCGATCGACCAGGACGGCACCGTCACCCGGGCGCCGAGCGCATCGCTGCTGGCCCTGATGCGCCAGGGCGGCCTCGAAAACACCGGGGAGACGGTCACCATGGAAGGACGGCGGGTGAGCACCGCCTACACCACCCTGTCGCGCTACGGCTGGGTGGTCGCGGTCGGGGCGGCGCCGAGCAGCGCGCCCGCCGGCCTGGCGCTGTACGGCAGCGGCCTGGGCGCGACGCTGGTCGCTTGCGTGGCGCTGGCCACCTGGCTGGCCGGGCGCATCGCACGCCGCATCGACCAGCTGGCGCAGGGCGCGGCCGCGCTCGGCGCCGGCGCACCGGTTCTGCCCGCGCCGTCGGGCATCCGTGAAATCGACGCCATGGGCCAGGCGCTCGTAGCCGCCGCCCGCCGCCGCGACCGCCACGAGCAGGAGCGTACGCGCCTGCTGGAATCGCTCGAACAGGCGCTGCGCAGCCAGGACGACGCGCTCGAGCAGGCGCGCCGCGCCGGCCGCGCCAAGGACGAGTTCCTGGCGGTACTCGGCCACGAACTGCGCAATCCGCTCAGCCCGATCGTCACCGCCCTGGACCTGATGGACATGCGCGACGAACCCTCGGCCCGGCGCGAACGCGGCATCATGCGGCGCCAGGTGACCCACCTCAAGCGCCTGGTCGACGATTTGCTGGACGTCTCGCGCATCGCCTCCGGCAAGCTCACGATCGAACCGCGTCCACTCAACCTGGCCGACACGGTGCGCCACGCCGTGGCGGCGCTGAACAGCCAGGCCGTCACGCTCGAGGCGCCGGACGCCGCCTGGGTGACGGGCGACGACAGCCGCCTGACGCAGGTGCTGGGCAACCTGCTGTCGAACGCCGCGCGCTTCGGCAGCACCCGAACGCGCGTCGTGCTCGAGGTCGTGGAGGGCGAAGCACGCCTGGCCGTGATCGACAACGGCGCCGGCATCGCACTCGAGCACCTGCCGCACATCTTCGAGCCGTTCTTCCAGGCGCCGCAAGCGCTGGCGCGCGCCACCGGCGGCCTCGGCCTGGGCCTCGCGATCGTGCGCCGCATCGTCGAACTGCACGGCGGACGCATCAGCGCCAGCAGCGCCGGCCCGGGCCAAGGAAGCCGTTTCGAGGTCGTGCTGCCGCTCGTCCAGCCCGCGCACGCGCCCGCCCCCACGGCCGCGCCGCACGACACGCGCGCACGGCGCATCCTGCTGGTCGACGACAACCGCGACGCGGCCGAGACCACGGCCAGCCTGCTCGCAAGCCTGGGCCACAGCGTGCGCATCGCCCACGATGGCGCCGCGGCGCTGGCACTCGCCGGCGACCTGGCGCCCGATGTCGCCATCCTCGACATCGGCCTGCCGGACATGGACGGCTATGCGCTGGCGGCGGCCTTGCGCGCGCGCACGCGTATGGGCGTGGGCGTGGACGCGGACGCGGCTGCGCAGGCGCGCGGGCTGCGGCTGGTCGCCCTCACCGGCTACGGCCAGAAAGAGGACGTCCAGCGCGCCCGCGCGGCCGGCTTCGACCTGCACCTCACCAAGCCGGCCAGCGTGGACGACCTCCAGCGCGCGCTGGCGAGCGCGGCATCTACAGAGCCGGCGCCGTGA
- a CDS encoding peptidyl-prolyl cis-trans isomerase translates to MTFKPARLLLALIAIAVTPAFAQNLAVVNGKPIPSSRADAIVKQVVAQGQATDGPQLRDAVKKDLIAREVMMQEAVKEGYDKNPEVKQALENARQTIVVNALARDYIQKHPVSDAEIKAEYDRFTKQTGDKEYHVRHILVENEADAKAIIAKIKGGAKFEDLAKQSKDTGTANNGGDLDWASPSSFPPEFAAGFTGLQKGQVTENPVHTQVGWHVIKLDDVRAAKLPSLDEVKPQISDALAQQKLAAYQEQMVKNAKVQ, encoded by the coding sequence ATGACTTTTAAGCCAGCACGGCTGCTGTTAGCCCTGATCGCCATCGCCGTTACGCCTGCTTTCGCGCAGAACCTTGCCGTCGTGAACGGCAAGCCGATTCCGTCCTCGCGCGCCGACGCCATCGTCAAGCAAGTCGTAGCGCAGGGCCAGGCGACCGACGGCCCGCAGCTGCGCGACGCGGTCAAGAAAGACCTGATCGCACGCGAAGTGATGATGCAGGAAGCCGTCAAGGAAGGTTACGACAAGAATCCCGAGGTGAAGCAGGCGCTGGAGAACGCCCGCCAGACCATCGTCGTCAACGCCCTGGCCCGCGACTACATCCAGAAGCACCCGGTCAGCGATGCCGAAATCAAGGCCGAGTACGACCGCTTCACCAAGCAGACCGGCGACAAGGAATACCACGTGCGCCACATCCTGGTCGAGAACGAAGCCGACGCCAAGGCGATCATCGCCAAGATCAAGGGCGGCGCCAAGTTCGAAGACCTGGCCAAGCAGTCGAAGGACACCGGCACCGCCAACAACGGCGGCGACCTGGACTGGGCGAGCCCGTCCTCGTTCCCGCCCGAGTTCGCCGCCGGCTTCACCGGCCTGCAAAAAGGCCAGGTGACCGAGAACCCGGTGCACACCCAGGTCGGCTGGCACGTGATCAAGCTGGACGACGTGCGCGCCGCCAAGCTGCCGTCGCTGGATGAAGTCAAGCCCCAGATCTCCGATGCCCTGGCGCAGCAGAAACTGGCTGCTTACCAGGAGCAAATGGTCAAGAACGCCAAGGTGCAGTAA
- a CDS encoding septation protein A, whose translation MKKFLFDLFPVILFFLAYKVAKLQPDAAQALTQHTLGGFVSGGIITADQAPILLATVVGIVGTVLQIGYLLVRGRKVDGMLWVSLAVIVVMGGLTIYFHDEEFIKWKPTILYWAFALVLLVGQVGFRNNLMRAAMESQIKLPDAVWNRVGYAWMAFFAAMGLLNLFMAFVVFRGNTDAWVSFKLFGATGLLFAFVVAQTFMLSKYIQEDA comes from the coding sequence ATGAAGAAGTTTTTGTTCGACCTGTTTCCGGTCATCCTGTTCTTCCTCGCCTACAAGGTGGCGAAGCTGCAGCCCGACGCGGCGCAGGCGCTGACCCAGCACACCCTGGGCGGCTTCGTTTCCGGCGGCATCATCACCGCCGACCAGGCGCCGATCCTGCTGGCCACCGTGGTCGGCATCGTCGGTACGGTGCTGCAGATCGGCTACCTGCTGGTGCGCGGCCGCAAGGTCGACGGCATGCTGTGGGTGTCGCTGGCGGTGATCGTCGTGATGGGCGGCCTGACAATCTATTTCCACGATGAAGAATTCATCAAGTGGAAACCGACCATCCTGTATTGGGCGTTCGCGCTGGTGCTGCTGGTCGGCCAGGTGGGCTTCCGCAACAACCTGATGCGTGCGGCGATGGAAAGCCAGATCAAGCTGCCCGATGCGGTCTGGAACCGCGTCGGCTATGCCTGGATGGCGTTCTTCGCCGCGATGGGCCTGTTGAACCTGTTCATGGCCTTCGTCGTCTTCCGCGGCAACACCGACGCCTGGGTCAGCTTCAAGCTGTTCGGCGCCACCGGCCTGCTGTTCGCCTTCGTGGTGGCGCAGACCTTCATGCTGTCCAAATACATCCAGGAGGACGCATGA
- the msrB gene encoding peptide-methionine (R)-S-oxide reductase MsrB — translation MSDKVTKTDAEWRAQLDPMEYQVTRHAATERAFTGKFWDHHEHGIYRCVCCGTALFESDAKFESGCGWPSYFKALDPDNVIEKQDRTHGMVRTEIVCAVCDAHLGHVFPDGPPPTGLRYCINSAALSFEPL, via the coding sequence ATGAGCGACAAAGTGACCAAGACCGACGCCGAATGGCGCGCCCAGCTGGACCCGATGGAATACCAGGTGACGCGCCACGCGGCCACCGAACGCGCCTTCACCGGCAAATTCTGGGACCACCACGAACACGGCATCTACCGCTGCGTCTGCTGCGGCACCGCGCTGTTCGAATCGGACGCCAAGTTCGAGTCCGGCTGCGGCTGGCCCAGCTACTTCAAGGCACTCGATCCGGACAACGTCATCGAGAAGCAAGACCGCACCCACGGCATGGTGCGCACCGAGATCGTCTGCGCGGTGTGCGACGCCCACCTGGGCCACGTGTTTCCGGACGGCCCGCCGCCGACCGGCCTGCGCTACTGCATCAACTCGGCCGCGCTGAGCTTCGAGCCGCTCTGA
- a CDS encoding GDSL-type esterase/lipase family protein — protein MFLFPRTRSRAAAAAPVVSAMLLGVLACSGGAVHAQTAPALSLYDGKPVAGAHIVFGDADVQQTLDAATSAAARMDVDPKQPGAVIEARRVAPPAGAAPGSGAALGLRWKDSWIATLRIDSAPLDLRPYLADGTLSFDLKVNELAQGGLAYRVDCGEGCERKVVDVVAARAAQGQGWRRLSYALRCFWRDGDDYGAVTHPFALDGTGAGDVEVANVRIEAHGRSNTACPDYRTASVTPAPLEESWSLAWWMPRHAAVLAEIARRRQAAESTGVVFIGDSITNNWENQGKTVWAERYAALHPLNLGFAGDRTENLLWRLRHGEVDGIDPKAAVLMIGTNNGGARQDAPEATVAGVRADIEELRRRLPRTRILLLAIFPRGAGPDDPGRRLNAQVNAQLAGLADGRQVVFLDIGAAFLAPDGTLSKDIMPDLLHPNERGYRIWADAMAPALDALVR, from the coding sequence ATGTTCCTTTTTCCTCGTACACGCAGTCGCGCAGCGGCCGCTGCCCCGGTCGTCTCCGCCATGCTGCTGGGCGTGCTGGCCTGCAGCGGCGGCGCCGTTCATGCCCAGACCGCGCCGGCCCTGTCCCTGTACGACGGCAAGCCGGTCGCCGGCGCGCACATCGTGTTCGGTGACGCCGACGTCCAGCAGACGCTCGACGCCGCCACCAGCGCGGCCGCGCGCATGGATGTCGACCCCAAGCAGCCCGGCGCCGTGATCGAAGCGCGCCGCGTGGCGCCGCCCGCGGGCGCTGCGCCAGGGTCGGGCGCCGCGCTCGGCCTGCGCTGGAAGGACAGCTGGATCGCCACGCTGCGCATCGACAGCGCGCCGCTCGACCTGCGCCCCTACCTCGCCGACGGCACGCTGTCGTTCGACCTGAAGGTCAACGAACTGGCGCAGGGCGGCCTGGCCTACCGCGTCGATTGCGGCGAAGGCTGCGAGCGCAAGGTGGTCGACGTGGTCGCCGCACGCGCGGCCCAGGGCCAGGGCTGGCGCCGCCTGAGCTATGCGCTGCGCTGCTTCTGGCGCGACGGCGACGACTACGGCGCCGTCACCCACCCGTTCGCGCTGGACGGCACCGGAGCCGGCGACGTCGAGGTGGCCAACGTGCGCATCGAGGCGCACGGCCGTTCGAACACGGCCTGCCCGGACTACCGCACCGCCTCGGTCACGCCGGCGCCGCTCGAGGAATCCTGGTCGCTGGCGTGGTGGATGCCGCGCCACGCCGCCGTGCTGGCCGAGATCGCACGGCGGCGCCAGGCCGCCGAGTCGACCGGCGTCGTTTTCATCGGCGATTCGATCACGAATAACTGGGAAAACCAGGGCAAGACGGTGTGGGCCGAACGCTACGCCGCGCTGCACCCGCTCAACCTCGGCTTTGCCGGCGACCGCACCGAGAACCTGCTGTGGCGCCTGCGCCATGGCGAAGTCGACGGCATCGACCCAAAGGCCGCGGTGCTGATGATCGGCACCAACAACGGCGGCGCGCGCCAGGATGCGCCCGAGGCCACCGTCGCGGGCGTGCGCGCCGATATCGAAGAACTGCGCCGGCGCCTGCCGCGCACGCGCATCCTGCTGCTGGCGATCTTCCCGCGCGGCGCGGGCCCGGACGACCCGGGGCGCCGGCTGAACGCGCAGGTCAACGCGCAGCTGGCGGGCCTGGCCGACGGTCGCCAGGTCGTCTTCCTGGACATCGGCGCGGCCTTCCTGGCGCCGGACGGCACGCTGTCGAAGGACATCATGCCGGACCTGCTGCATCCGAACGAGCGCGGCTACCGGATCTGGGCCGACGCGATGGCGCCGGCGCTGGACGCCCTGGTGCGCTGA
- a CDS encoding BolA family transcriptional regulator encodes MSAADTSMNTRADGRVERIRAALQAALAPVELSVGDDSHLHAGHAGAASGGGHYSVRVVSERFEGQRLVMRHRLVYDAVQGMMHTDIHALAITALAPSELS; translated from the coding sequence ATGAGCGCCGCCGACACTAGTATGAATACGCGCGCCGACGGACGGGTCGAGCGCATCCGTGCCGCGCTGCAGGCGGCGCTGGCGCCGGTCGAACTTTCGGTCGGTGACGACTCCCACCTGCACGCCGGCCATGCCGGCGCAGCCTCGGGCGGCGGCCACTATAGCGTTCGGGTCGTTTCCGAACGGTTCGAAGGGCAGAGGCTCGTCATGCGTCATCGGCTGGTGTATGATGCCGTGCAAGGTATGATGCATACCGACATTCACGCGCTGGCGATCACCGCCCTTGCGCCTTCGGAACTGTCTTGA
- a CDS encoding YdiU family protein, translating into MQLDNSFAELPPAFYTRLMPTPLPAPYFVAGSASAAALVGLDPAELSHEDFVTVFTGNQVPPRAKPLSAVYSGHQFGHWAGQLGDGRAILLGELSGPGGKLELQLKGAGMTPYSRMGDGRAVLRSSIREFLCSEAMAALGIPTTRALMVTGSNQRVVRETVESAAVVTRMAPSFVRFGSFEHFSYNNRHEELRILADYVIDGFYPELRGAANPYLALLEEVTQRTGRMIAHWQAVGFMHGVMNTDNMSILGLTLDYGPFGFMEAFDVDHICNHTDQGGRYSYSNQVPVGHWNCYALANALMPLIGDKEGAEAALDTYIDAYGEQFDRLMHAKLGLTTALEDDKALFDAMFQAMQAGHVDFTQFFRKLADLRVDVPEAEVPDADAPLRDLFIDRPAFDVWALRYRARLRAEGSVDTERQLAMRKVNPKYVLRNYLAQTAIERAQNGDFSEVSKLLDILSRPFDEQPEHETYAELPPDWAAQLEVSCSS; encoded by the coding sequence CTGCAACTGGACAATTCGTTTGCCGAATTGCCGCCCGCGTTCTACACGCGACTGATGCCGACGCCGTTGCCAGCGCCCTATTTTGTGGCGGGCAGCGCGTCGGCGGCTGCGCTGGTCGGGCTCGACCCGGCCGAACTGTCGCATGAGGACTTCGTCACCGTATTCACCGGTAACCAGGTGCCGCCGCGCGCCAAGCCGTTGTCCGCCGTGTATTCCGGACACCAGTTCGGGCACTGGGCAGGCCAACTCGGCGATGGCCGCGCCATCCTGCTGGGCGAATTGTCGGGGCCTGGCGGCAAGCTGGAACTGCAGCTCAAGGGCGCCGGCATGACGCCTTACTCGCGCATGGGCGACGGCCGCGCGGTGCTGCGCTCGTCGATCCGCGAATTCCTGTGCTCGGAAGCGATGGCGGCCCTGGGCATCCCGACCACGCGCGCGCTGATGGTCACCGGATCGAACCAGCGCGTGGTGCGCGAAACCGTCGAGAGCGCCGCCGTGGTGACCCGCATGGCGCCCAGCTTCGTGCGTTTCGGTTCTTTTGAGCACTTCTCGTATAACAACAGGCACGAGGAATTGCGCATCCTGGCCGACTACGTGATCGATGGCTTTTATCCCGAGCTGCGCGGCGCCGCCAACCCTTACCTGGCGCTGCTCGAAGAAGTGACGCAGCGCACCGGCCGTATGATCGCGCATTGGCAGGCGGTCGGCTTCATGCATGGCGTGATGAACACTGACAATATGTCGATCCTGGGCCTGACCCTGGACTACGGCCCGTTCGGCTTCATGGAAGCCTTCGACGTCGACCACATCTGCAACCACACCGACCAGGGCGGACGCTACTCGTATTCGAACCAGGTACCGGTCGGCCACTGGAACTGCTACGCGCTGGCCAATGCCCTGATGCCGCTGATCGGCGACAAGGAAGGCGCCGAAGCCGCGCTCGACACCTATATCGACGCCTACGGCGAGCAGTTCGACCGGCTGATGCACGCCAAGCTCGGCTTGACCACGGCGCTGGAAGACGACAAGGCCCTGTTCGACGCCATGTTCCAGGCCATGCAGGCCGGCCACGTCGACTTCACCCAGTTCTTTCGCAAGCTGGCCGACCTGCGTGTCGACGTGCCCGAGGCCGAGGTCCCGGACGCGGACGCCCCGCTGCGCGACCTGTTCATCGACCGCCCGGCCTTCGACGTCTGGGCCCTGCGCTACCGCGCACGCCTGCGCGCCGAAGGCAGCGTTGATACCGAACGCCAGCTTGCAATGCGCAAAGTCAACCCGAAATATGTGTTGCGCAACTACCTGGCGCAGACTGCGATCGAACGTGCGCAGAACGGCGACTTCAGCGAGGTCTCGAAACTGCTGGACATCCTGTCGCGTCCTTTCGACGAGCAGCCCGAGCACGAGACCTACGCCGAGCTGCCGCCGGACTGGGCCGCGCAGCTCGAGGTCAGCTGCTCTTCCTGA
- a CDS encoding 3-(methylthio)propionyl-CoA ligase, with amino-acid sequence MDTAPRALPGQMMIEPLMISSIIRFAARHYGASEIVSRRTEPALQGELHRSTYRACERRARRLAQAIEDCGVSMGERVGTLAWNGHRHLELYYAVSGSGAVLHTINPRLHPEQIAWIVNHAQDQMLFFDLGFLPLVESIAALCPTVRHFVAMTERAHMPAASSIPDLLCYEDLLDASASAGDAYAWPQFDENAAASLCYTSGTTGNPKGALYSHRSTVLHAYASSMPNVLNVSAADTVLPVVPMFHVNAWGLPYSALLSGAKLVLPAAALDGKSLYDLFEGEGVTFSAGVPTVWLGLVNYALQNDLRFSTFRRTVIGGSACPPALMDTLVDRFDVQVVHGWGMTEMSPLGTTGGLLARHRSLPKEAQRRILQKQGHAIFGVDMKIVDQHGAELPWDGVSAGDLLVRGPWIVASYFRGETDPLQDGWFPTGDVATIDPDGFMQITDRSKDVIKSGGEWIGSIDLENIAMSHPGVLQAACIGVRHPKWDERPLLLVVRRPGVEVTREDILGAFEGKIARFWMPDDVVFVDALPIGGTGKVQKNRLREAYARHLEE; translated from the coding sequence ATGGACACCGCACCCAGAGCGCTTCCAGGCCAGATGATGATCGAGCCGCTTATGATCTCGAGCATCATCCGCTTTGCGGCACGTCACTACGGCGCCAGCGAGATCGTGTCGCGCCGCACCGAGCCGGCACTGCAGGGCGAGCTGCACCGCAGTACTTACCGTGCATGCGAACGGCGCGCGCGCCGCCTGGCGCAGGCAATCGAAGATTGCGGCGTCAGCATGGGCGAGCGCGTCGGCACGCTGGCCTGGAACGGCCATCGCCACCTCGAGCTGTATTACGCCGTGTCCGGTTCGGGCGCCGTGCTGCACACGATTAATCCACGCCTGCATCCCGAGCAGATCGCCTGGATCGTCAACCACGCGCAAGACCAGATGCTGTTCTTCGACCTGGGTTTTCTGCCGCTGGTGGAAAGCATCGCCGCGCTGTGCCCGACGGTGCGCCATTTCGTGGCGATGACCGAACGCGCCCACATGCCGGCCGCCTCCAGCATCCCGGACCTGCTGTGCTACGAAGACCTGCTCGACGCCTCCGCATCGGCCGGCGACGCGTATGCGTGGCCGCAGTTCGACGAGAACGCGGCCGCCTCGCTGTGCTACACCTCGGGCACCACCGGCAACCCGAAGGGGGCGCTGTACTCGCACCGTTCGACCGTACTGCATGCCTACGCGTCGAGCATGCCGAACGTGCTCAACGTCAGCGCGGCCGACACTGTGCTGCCGGTGGTGCCGATGTTCCACGTCAACGCCTGGGGCTTGCCGTATTCGGCGTTATTGAGCGGCGCCAAGCTGGTGCTGCCAGCCGCGGCGCTGGACGGCAAGTCGCTGTACGACCTGTTCGAGGGCGAGGGCGTGACCTTTTCGGCCGGCGTGCCGACCGTCTGGCTCGGCCTGGTCAACTACGCGCTGCAGAACGATTTGCGCTTCTCGACCTTCCGGCGCACGGTGATCGGCGGTTCGGCCTGCCCGCCGGCGCTGATGGACACGCTGGTCGACCGCTTCGACGTGCAGGTCGTGCACGGTTGGGGCATGACCGAAATGTCGCCGCTCGGGACCACCGGCGGCCTGCTGGCCAGGCATCGCAGCCTGCCGAAGGAAGCGCAGCGGCGGATCCTGCAAAAGCAGGGCCATGCGATCTTCGGGGTCGACATGAAGATCGTCGACCAACACGGCGCCGAGCTGCCCTGGGACGGCGTGAGCGCCGGCGACCTGCTGGTGCGCGGGCCGTGGATCGTCGCCAGCTACTTTCGCGGCGAGACCGACCCGCTCCAGGACGGCTGGTTCCCGACCGGCGACGTGGCCACCATCGACCCGGACGGCTTCATGCAGATCACCGACCGCAGCAAGGACGTGATCAAGTCCGGCGGCGAGTGGATCGGCTCGATCGACCTGGAAAACATCGCGATGTCGCACCCCGGCGTGCTGCAGGCGGCCTGCATCGGCGTGCGCCATCCGAAGTGGGACGAGCGCCCGCTGCTGCTGGTGGTGCGCCGGCCGGGCGTCGAAGTCACGCGCGAGGACATCCTGGGCGCGTTCGAAGGGAAGATCGCCAGGTTCTGGATGCCGGACGACGTCGTGTTCGTCGATGCGCTGCCGATCGGCGGGACCGGCAAGGTGCAGAAGAACCGGCTGCGCGAGGCCTATGCCCGCCATCTGGAGGAATAA